In Terriglobales bacterium, the genomic stretch GGCGACGTCGGCACTGGACACGGAGAGCGAGTCTTTGGTGCAATCGGCGCTACATAACCTCATGGCGGACCGCACCGTGTTCGTGATTGCGCATCGCCTCTCCACCGTGCGCCGCGCGGATCGCATTGTCGTGCTGGAGAACGGCACCATCACCGATAGCGGCACGCACGAGGAACTGATGAATCGGCTCGGCACCTATCGCCGCCTCTACGAACTGCAGTTCGTGGACGCGGACCCGCCGAGCGTCACGACAAGATCATGACCAAGCGAATCGCATTGTGGCGTTGCTGACCATGCCCATCCGCTCCATGACGGGTTTTGCGCAGGTCCGGGGACAGGCCGGTGAGCAGGGCGGATTCACGCTCTCCCTGAAGTCGGTGAACCACCGCTTCCTCGACCTGCACCTGCGGTTGCCTTCGGACCTGGATTCGCTCGAGGTTTCGCTGCGTCGCCGCCTGAAAGAACGCGTGGCGCGCGGTCACATCGAGCTGGTGCTCTCCCTCGACCGCGTCAGCGCGGGCGGAATGACGGTGAACCGGGAGCTGGCGGGCGGATTCATCCGGGCGTTCCGCGACGCCGCGCGCGAGTTCGGTCTCTCCGGCGAACCCGACCTGAACACCATTCTGCGGCTGCCGGGAGCGCTGGTGCCCGCCCAGGCCGCGGGGGATGGGTCTCTGGAAGGTGCGACGCTAAGAGCCTTGGAAGAAGCCGTCGGACGGCTCGACGAAATGCGTCTGGAAGAAGGCGGCGGCATCGAGCGCGAGTTGCGGGAACGCGTCGGGCGCTTGCGCGCGGCCAACTCGGAGAT encodes the following:
- a CDS encoding YicC/YloC family endoribonuclease, whose amino-acid sequence is MALLTMPIRSMTGFAQVRGQAGEQGGFTLSLKSVNHRFLDLHLRLPSDLDSLEVSLRRRLKERVARGHIELVLSLDRVSAGGMTVNRELAGGFIRAFRDAAREFGLSGEPDLNTILRLPGALVPAQAAGDGSLEGATLRALEEAVGRLDEMRLEEGGGIERELRERVGRLRAANSEMESLRTAVSRACFEKVESRMRELIGSHADRERILQEAALLASRSDIQEEIVRMETHIQHFLALLEQGGEAGKKLDFLLQEMNREANTLLSKTSGVSGEGLRITELGLVMKSEIEKLREQVQNVE